CGTTGAACTGGCTGCGCGCAGTGCCTGCCCGCACGGCAAGGGTGTCGAATTCGTAGGGATTCATGGGCATGATCAGTTGTCGTGGCTGCCGACCAGATTGAGGTCGAGCTGTCCGCCTTCGCTCTCATCCGCCGAGGAGTTGCCGGTGTCGCGCCGGTTCTCGATTCCGTCGAGATACTCCGACGTGATGTCTCCGGTCACGTAGCATCCGTCGAAGCACGAAGTCTCGAAGAAGTTGATCGCCGGATTCACGGCTCTCACCGCAGCCTTCAGGTCGGCGAGATCCTGGTAGATCAGCCCGTCCGCACCGATCTCCCGGCAGATCTGCGCCTCGTCGCGGCTGGCGGCGATCAGTTCGCCGCGCGTCGGCATGTCGATGCCATACACGTTGGCATGCCTGACCGGCGGCGCCGCCGACGCCATGTAGACTTTCTCGGCACCGGCTTCACGCGCCATCGTCACGATTTCGCGACTGGTCGTTCCCCGCACGATCGAATCGTCGACGAGGAGCACTCTCTTGCCCCGGAATTCCTGCGGAATCGTGTTCAGCTTCTGGCGCACCGACTTACGCCGGATCGCCTGGCCCGGCATGATGAAAGTGCGTCCGATATAACGGTTCTTCACGAAGCCTTCGCGATAAGGAAGGTTCAGCCGGTGGGCCATTTCCATCGCCGAAGGGCGGCTCGAATCGGGAATCGGGATCACGACGTCGATCTCGACGTGCGGCATCACGCGCGTGAGTTTGTCGGCGAGGAACTCGCCCATCTTGACGCGCGACTCGTACACCGACACCCCGTCGATGATCGAATCCGGCCGCGCGAGATAGACAAACTCGAACATGCAGGGCGCTTCGACAGTCTTGTCCGCGCACTGCCGGCTCCGGAAATTCCCCTGCGTATCGATGAGGATCGCCTCGCCCGGGGCGACATCACGCAGCATCCTGAATCCGAGGACATCCATCGCGACGGACTCCGACGCGACGAGCCACTCCTGTCCCGCCTCGACGTCATTGCGCCCGACCACGAGCGGGCGGATCCCGTACGGGTCGCGGAACGCGAGCAGGCCGTAGCCGGCAATCATCACGACGACCGCATACGCCCCGCGACAGCGCCGATGGACGCCGGAGACGGCGCGGAAGATCGCGTCCTCATCGAGCTTGAAACCCTTCGCCGCAGCCTGCAGTTCATGGGCCAGCACGTTCAGCAGCACTTCGGAATCGGAATTCGTGTTGATGTGCCGCAGGTCGGAAAGGAACATTTCCCGCTTGAGTTCCTCCGAGTTCGTCAGGTTGCCATTGTGCGCAAGCAGCAGGCCGAACGGGGAATTGACGTAGAACGGCTGCGCTTCGGCGGGATTGTACGCAGACCCCGCAGTGGGATAGCGGACATGGCCGATACCCCAGTTGCCGACGAGGTTGCGCATGTTTCGCGTACGAAACACGTCGCGCACGAGGCCCGGCCCCTTGTGCATCAAGAAGCGTCCGCCTTCGGAAGTCGCGATCCCGGCAGCATCCTGACCGCGGTGCTGCAGGACCTGGAGGCCATCGTAGAGCAACTGGTTGACCGGGGAAGTCGCGACGACCCCTAAAATTCCGCACATGGAATAAACACCTATCTGAAACGAATCCTGTCGGCCACCACATCCGGCAGCCACGGTTTGACGGAAATCACCGCCACTTCCATCGGAGGCGCAAACTTCGCGTTCGCCCACCAGGGCTCCTGCGCGACACCGACCATTCCTCCGAGCAGCACTGCCGAGAACACTATCGCCAAACCTCGTGCCAGCCCATAAATCGCGCCAAAAAAATGATCGGCAGTGCCCAGTCCGGCAGCTTTCAACAATTCCCGAAGCAAAAACCGCAGCAGCGCGGCCAGCAACAGGACCGCGACGAAGATCAGCACAAACGACGCTACGTATCGCCCGCGGGTTCGGCGACGATTCCGGCCAGCAATGCTGCCGTATCACTGCCGTAACGCCAGGTCGCAAGCAGCGCCAGCGCCCACGCCAAAAGCGAAATCACTTCGCTTGCCAGACCTCGCCACAGGCCGATAAGTGCCGAAAACCCCAGCACGCCGAGAAAAATGTAGTCAAACGCGGTCATCAAGCGCGCGGGCCCGCCGCAGCCTCATCGCTGCA
Above is a genomic segment from Azoarcus sp. PA01 containing:
- the purF gene encoding amidophosphoribosyltransferase: MCGILGVVATSPVNQLLYDGLQVLQHRGQDAAGIATSEGGRFLMHKGPGLVRDVFRTRNMRNLVGNWGIGHVRYPTAGSAYNPAEAQPFYVNSPFGLLLAHNGNLTNSEELKREMFLSDLRHINTNSDSEVLLNVLAHELQAAAKGFKLDEDAIFRAVSGVHRRCRGAYAVVVMIAGYGLLAFRDPYGIRPLVVGRNDVEAGQEWLVASESVAMDVLGFRMLRDVAPGEAILIDTQGNFRSRQCADKTVEAPCMFEFVYLARPDSIIDGVSVYESRVKMGEFLADKLTRVMPHVEIDVVIPIPDSSRPSAMEMAHRLNLPYREGFVKNRYIGRTFIMPGQAIRRKSVRQKLNTIPQEFRGKRVLLVDDSIVRGTTSREIVTMAREAGAEKVYMASAAPPVRHANVYGIDMPTRGELIAASRDEAQICREIGADGLIYQDLADLKAAVRAVNPAINFFETSCFDGCYVTGDITSEYLDGIENRRDTGNSSADESEGGQLDLNLVGSHDN